The Harmonia axyridis chromosome 3, icHarAxyr1.1, whole genome shotgun sequence nucleotide sequence aaagtcagtaaagtgacagatctttaaatttgacatatttatattttgtcacctttattttggattctgataaataaaataattcatttggtaaaagttcaaaatcgaaaatgaaagaacaaatagcgttagcaattttagctgggaccattattgaggaattgatttttcataatagatacagttggtgtagaaaatatatcaaaaccaattcaaacaaatcgactagttgacttggaaaatttttactacaagtatcgcaatcattatcgaagtttatttttataactgcaatcttcattgtggaaaatcatggacacttctaagataatttgaatgcacataagtggctttatagaaatagttatcagcTATATGTACAGGTAAGCTATTAGCTGGATTaaacttaaattattatatattatattaccttaattCGTTTTTAGTCTACCAATTCGTAATATGGGAGGAGCTGTACCAAACTACTGGGGTTTTATCGATGGAACTATTAGAGAAATTTGTTGACGAAGTATCATCAAGTTTGAATGgaagtcaatcaagtatttctttttatgtgaaaccaccagtattggaagattattttgtttaacagaattatgttatgtatttttgtactttttcctacaataattttgaaaaaagtgtacgtaacgtataattttataataacatcactgataattaatttggttttgcattgtgatttgctttttttatgctatattgattcaatatataaaaaagtacttaggtaacaagtttattatttttctttcaaaacaatcccattggtgtgtccatattacagaatgaattatttatattcaatataaaaaaaatattattcagtaTGCAGTAGCATTCTTTAACCATAGTAGaaggaattccttatactatgctttaACAATACTACATTACACAtataggaaaattcttatttctaataaaattcaggatttatcagtattatttttaattcttttagtatgtaggttcaaattaaatatgtttcgttgagaatcgtataagttcttgaaaaattcgttattgagagcacattttttttctcgaatgaaatttccacagatgcccaaaatcaagaaataaaatgcaaatttctcaaaaagttcacttcattactttgtttacctaaacagctacaaatatttataggttagttcttgctgaataacgacggtaaatattcggcataaacagatatctgtcaaaataaaagatccttaaataaaagttggtcgcctgtatttaaataaagtaaggGAGGCCTGTATTTAGATTTAAACAATCCTTAATATCTGACTCAATGCGCATGagtacatgtcaaaataagagatcctgtaataaaagatcgcttatttgtgcgttgcaataactctttaatgtcgctaatatgttgagttattcttcttttaagttgttgggatgtttgtccgatatacacctcatcacaattttgacagggtattctgtatacaacacagcttttcttatcagtttctatcctatctttcaaattactataaagtctctttaatttaaattcagttctaggtatcactttgatgttatcagtttttaataagtttattaaggattttgtcattacattaatcagtggaatggaagtaaatataattctctgatctaaattggtggatgcgatttcatcgttattctgtggctgtccagaattcgatgaattgtgtatcaatttctttaaaaggttcttggggtaaccattctcaagcatcaactgatataatagtttcatattcttctccttcagagtggggtgtgatattctttgtatacgattcttcaatcctgtaaccatattgattttttgtctctgagggtggttggaaaaataatgcaagtatctacctgagctagagggctttctataccaatcaagaaacagtgtattgtcaggtcttctaatgactagggtatctaggaaaggcacactattgttattttctaattctatggtaaattttatagactcactctgtctgttgaacctttcaagagtgtaagatgtcttatcactgggaactgcacaaatgatgtcatctacatattttttaataaaaggcatctcaaaggggatatctgttaggatgccatctaggaggaaatccatcactacctctgcaatggaagggctgaatttagaccccattggggaacctagtatttggttgtaaaaattaccttggaagatgaaatagttggagttgaaaagaaatctgatgatgttGATGAAGTCTTCCTTAGGTATTGTGGTGTGGCTACTGATTGATTCCCATCTGTGTTGAATTGCAGACAGagctaattctaatgaaatattggtaaagagggatactacatcaaggctgatgaggacataatcttctggcagttggaattcactaatgaaggtggaaaaagagaaagaattaataacttgaaattatttcagatatataacctgatatcttagatgttggtgtattcaaagaggagatgatgggtctgagggagagaacaggtttatggactttaggtagtccataaaatcttgcaggaatggagttataactgtacaaggattttccttgcatttgggaaatatgaccacttgttaccaattttttaatcaatgtgttacctttagtttgtatagtagttgttgggtctctaggtagtcttctgtaatagtcaagatcattgagaattccattagatagttctatgtattgtgacttgtccataataactgttacgtttcctttgtctgattgtaatacctgtaagtctggatgttctttgagatatcttttacaattataaaattctctctgtactACATTTCTGACAACTTTATTAGGTTTGATATTATTAGTTATAATGTTGGTGGCCATGGCGCGTTTTATGTTCTTGGCATCAGGAGATAAGGAGTCATTGAGGttgataacattctcaacatcaGATAAAAGTTTCGGAATAGAGATTTCTTTCATAGGAATGTCAATGCTGAATTTAGGACCCAGCGACAAGAATTTTAGAACTCTATCTGGGATATTTGTTCCACTTATATTTTtaacccacctttcttgtgATCTGACTTTTCCCAATTGTGCATCTGTCAAAGCTCTCACCTTATCCAGATTTTTCTGTTTCGTCAATGCAAATTGTCTATTGTACTTGTTATTCTGATAAGAGAAAAAATGGTTAGTAATATCCTCAGGAAGTGCATGCTGAATGAGTAGTTTCAGTCGTTCAACTtctctttctattctttttatttttacaatcagacaaaggaaacgtaacagttattatggacaagtcacaatacatagaactatctaatggaattctcaatgatcttgactattacagaagactacctagagacccaacaactactatacaaactaaaggtaacacattgattaaaaaattggtaacaagtggtcatatttcccaaatgcaaggaaaatccttgtacagttataactccattcctgcaagattttatggactacctaaagtccataaacctgttctctccctcagacccatcatctcctctttgaatacaccaacatctaagatatcaggttatatatctgaaataatttcaagttatttaagtgtttctagaggcagatattacgtagaagattctttctctttttccaccttcattagtgaattccaactgccagaagattatgtcctcatcagccttgatgtagtatccctctttaccaatatttcattagaattagctCTGTCTGCAATTCAACACAGATGGGAATCAATCAGTAGCCACACCACAATACCTAAGGAAGACTTCATCaacatcatcagatttcttttcaactccaactatttcatcttccaaggtaatttttacaaccaaatactaggttccccaatggggtctaaattcagcccttccattgcagaggtagtgatggatttcctcctagatggcatcctaacagatatcccctttgagatgccttttattaaaaaatatgtagatgacatcatttgtgcagttcccagtgataagacatcttacactcttgaaaggttcaacagacagagtgagtctataaaatttaccatagaattagaaaataacaatagtgtgcctttcctagataccctagtcattagaagacctgacaatacactgtttcttgattggtatagaaagccctctagctcaggtagatacttgcattatttttccaaccaccctcagagacaaaaaatcaatatggttacaggattgaagaatcgtatacaaagaatatcacaccccactctgaaggagaagaatatgaaactattatatcagttgatgcttgagaatggttaccccaagaaccttttaaagaaattgatacacaattcatcgaattctggacagccacagaataacgatgaaatcgcatccaccaatttagatcagagaattatatttacttccattccactgattaatgtaatgacaaaatccttaataaacttattaaaaactgataacatcaaagtgatacctagaactgaatttaaattaaagagactttatagtaatttgaaagataggatagaaactgataagaaaagctgtgttgtatacagaataccctgtcaaaattgtgatgaggtgtatatcggacaaacatcccaacaacttaaaagaagaataactcaacatattagcgacattaagaatcctagaaagatatgtgcactggcagaacatgtaagatcagttgaccatcgaatggactatgattcggtgacagtcttggagtgcgaggagaatatgagaaaaagatgtttcctggagatgattcacattaagcgacatgaaaattccatgaactacagaaaggatatagagaacattagcaacatttattcatatctgatacattcaaaccaacttagtgagagtgagttgttgatctcaagttctatgttctccaatgtcagttgaagatctatgatattctatgaacccgacctaacccctttcgttttttacgcagttgtcagatggatgaagaaagtttttcaaaaataagttttcaagagaataaggaagtgtgtgatataaaaaagagacgttattgtattagagactattttgtgttcaagttaattaataatttttcctccaaatctgtataagattcagtgcaacttaagatctggtaactcttcgcatttcggtgcgttttaacatgttgtcttttctgcaatgtttgtgttatatttgtatgttgtttgttttatagaagtcctgaagaagatcccaaccaaggatcgaaacgtcgactgatgaaataaagaagttagtaacaattgaagttttccaacaccccttaaaccattgtttattaattactttaggaaattatcacattttgtatattagcatggggttttatgctgAAATCCGTGTACGGTATGGAAGGGAAATGTCATCGACCTTAAAATCTTGGTCATCTAATAACATCAAGTTGGCAGCATTGCGGAATCGCAGAGTGTTCCTGTTGGAGTGTAAAAGGCTTGGTTTACATCCTAAACACATGACCAATAACTTCTGTCAATTATATGGATCTGTGACAGACGAGGTGTCGTCCAGACAAGCAGTGAACATGGAGAACAAGGTACTTAacatgttcttaaaatttgaaattacagtaacaataacaaaaataaaaagaatagaaagagaAGTTGAACGACTGAAACTACTCATTCAGCATGCACTTCCTGAGGATATTACTAACCATTTTTTCTCTTATCAGAATAACAAGTACAATAGACAATTTGCATTGACGAAACAGAAAAATCTGGATAAGGTGAGAGCTTTGACAGATGCACAATTGGGAAAAGTCAGATcacaagaaaggtgggttaAAAATATAAGTGGAACAAATATCCCAGATAGAGTTCTAAAATTCTTGTCGCTCGGTCCTAAATTCAGCATTGACATtcctatgaaagaaatttctatTCCGAAACTTTTATCtgatgttgagaatgttatcaaCCTCAATGACTCCTTATCTCCTGATGCCAAGAACATAAAACGCGCCATGGCCACCAACATTATAACTAATAATATCAAACCTAATAAAGTTGTCAGAAATGTagtacagagagaattttataattgtaaaagATATCTCAAAGAACATCCAGAATTACAGGTATTACAATCAGACAAAGGAAACGTAACAGTTATTATGGACAAGTCACAATACATAGAACTATCTAATGGAATTCTCAATGATCTTGACTATTACAGAAGACTACCTAGAGACCCAACAACTACTATACAAACTAAAGGtaacacattgattaaaaaattggtaacaagtggtcatatttcccaaatgcaaggaaaatccttgtacagttataactccattcctgcaagattttatggactacctaaagtccataaacctgttctctccctcagacccatcatctcctctttgaatacaccaacatctaagatatcaggttatatatctgaaataatttcaagttattaattctttctctttttccaccttcattagtgaattccaactgccagaagattatgtcctcatcagccttgatgtagtatccctctttaccaatatttcattagaattagctCTGTCTGCAATTCAACACAGATGGGAATCAATCAGTAGCCACACCACAATACCTAAGGAAGACTTCATCaacatcatcagatttcttttcaactccaactatttcatcttccaaggtaatttttacaaccaaatactaggttccccaatggggtctaaattcagcccttccattgcagaggtagtgatggatttcctcctagatggcatcctaacagatatcccctttgagatgccttttattaaaaaatatgtagatgacatcatttgtgcagttcccagtgataagacatcttacactcttgaaaggttcaacagacagagtgagtctataaaatttaccatagaattagaaaataacaatagtgtgcctttcctagataccctagtcattagaagacctgacaatacactgtttcttgattggtatagaaagccctctagctcaggtagatacttgcattatttttccaaccaccctcagagacaaaaaatcaatatggttacagga carries:
- the LOC123676856 gene encoding uncharacterized protein LOC123676856; this translates as MGFYAEIRVRYGREMSSTLKSWSSNNIKLAALRNRRVFLLECKRLGLHPKHMTNNFCQLYGSVTDEVSSRQAVNMENKNNKYNRQFALTKQKNLDKVRALTDAQLGKVRSQERYYNQTKET